The following proteins are encoded in a genomic region of Arcobacter cloacae:
- a CDS encoding TIGR04219 family outer membrane beta-barrel protein: MKKNIVLLSLSAVLALGANADIFGFELGGAYWGAKTSGDFSYKGDKIDLDRDLGYKDFNTNFVWASFEHPIPIIPNLKIQHTQLDEKSSKNASFTFDNKTYTGTVNSTLKLNQTDFIFYYELLDNWVNFDFGVNAKYIDASTQVDSTTQTASSKDLNYVIPMVYAKAKFDLPFSGLSLESDISYISYDSNTFYDLKGGLSYETSFGLGATVGYRTQKIELDDVSDVYSDIQVKGAYAGLFYHF, translated from the coding sequence ATGAAAAAAAATATTGTTTTATTATCTTTAAGTGCAGTTTTAGCTCTTGGTGCTAATGCTGATATTTTTGGTTTTGAATTAGGTGGTGCTTATTGGGGAGCAAAAACTTCTGGTGATTTTAGTTACAAAGGTGACAAAATTGATTTAGATAGAGATTTAGGATATAAAGATTTTAATACAAATTTTGTTTGGGCAAGTTTTGAACATCCAATTCCAATTATTCCAAACTTAAAGATTCAACATACGCAACTTGATGAAAAATCTTCTAAAAATGCAAGTTTTACTTTTGACAATAAAACATATACAGGAACTGTTAATTCTACTTTGAAATTAAATCAAACAGATTTTATTTTTTATTATGAACTATTAGATAATTGGGTAAATTTTGATTTTGGGGTAAATGCTAAATATATTGATGCTTCAACACAAGTTGATTCAACTACTCAAACAGCTTCATCAAAAGATTTAAATTATGTTATTCCTATGGTTTATGCAAAAGCTAAATTTGATTTACCATTTAGTGGTTTATCTCTTGAAAGTGATATTAGTTATATATCTTATGATTCAAATACTTTTTATGATTTAAAAGGTGGTTTATCTTATGAAACATCATTTGGTTTAGGCGCAACAGTAGGATATAGAACTCAAAAAATTGAACTTGATGATGTAAGTGATGTTTATTCTGATATTCAAGTTAAAGGTGCTTACGCAGGATTATTTTATCACTTTTAA